One part of the Rutidosis leptorrhynchoides isolate AG116_Rl617_1_P2 chromosome 1, CSIRO_AGI_Rlap_v1, whole genome shotgun sequence genome encodes these proteins:
- the LOC139850173 gene encoding sodium/hydrogen exchanger 4-like, producing the protein MEVASFMTSNNTSTSSVNFIMNNENLGESHSQVVPVTLFVAVLCLCLVVGHLLDEYRWVNESITAIIIGCVVGTIILITSNWKNSHLLRFNEELFFIYLLPPIIFNAGFQVKKKQFFHNFLPIMLFGVTGVFISTSIVATGCWLLFPRLGLKGLTISEYLSIGTIFSSTDTVCTLQVLNQDETPLLYSLVFGEGVVNDATSVVLFNAVRKINANTLGVKAALRIFLDFLYLFFTSTLLGVTAGLLASYILRGLGFGRHSSVREISLMILIAYLSYMLAELFELSGILTVFFSGILMSHYAWHNVTESSRITTKNTFAALSFIAETFIFLYVGMDALDYEKWKMSILSFWTSMEIYSTVMFLIMLGRVAFVFPLSLIANFLHKRRETSSKITGKHQVVIWWAGLMRGAVSVALAFKQFTLSGVTLDPINATMITTTIVIVLFSTIVFGFLTRPLIRYLLPPNTSNNNGPSRTTSLKEDMTLPLLSFEESASENLSRAKENISMLMERPVYTIHSYWRRFDDTYMRPIFGGPRSTNLS; encoded by the exons ATGGAAGTTGCGAGTTTCATGACAAGTAACAACACTAGTACTAGTAGTGTTAATTTTATCATGAATAACGAGAATTTGGGGGAAAGTCATAGTCAGGTGGTTCCGGTGACTCTGTTTGTTGCGGTACTCTGTTTGTGTTTAGTTGTTGGTCACTTGCTTGATGAATATCGTTGGGTCAATGAATCTATCACCGCCATCATCATC GGTTGTGTAGTtggaacaataatattgataacaagcaACTGGAAAAATTCACACTTGCTCAGGTTTAATGAAGAGCTCTTCTTCATTTATTTACTTCCGCCGATCATCTTCAACGCTGG ATTTCAGGTGAAAAAGAAGCAGTTCTTTCATAACTTTTTGCCCATTATGCTGTTTGGAGTTACTGGTGTTTTCATATCCACATCCATTGTTGCCACAG GTTGCTGGTTGCTGTTTCCAAGATTAGGCCTTAAGGGTTTGACTATCAGCGAATACCTTA GTATAGGGACCATTTTCTCATCTACAGATACTGTATGTACATTACAG GTTTTAAATCAAGATGAGACTCCATTACTATACAGTCTAGTTTTTGGTGAAGGAGTTGTAAACGATGCAACATCCGTTGTTCTGTTCAATGCGGTTCGCAAGATTAATGCTAATACACTCGGTGTCAAGGCTGCTCTTCGAATATTTCTTGATTTCTTGTATTTATTCTTTACAAGCACTCTTCTTGGTGTTACG GCTGGCCTTTTGGCATCATATATACTTAGAGGCTTGGGTTTTGGCAG GCATTCAAGCGTTCGGGAAATTTCTTTGATGATTCTCATTGCATATTTGTCCTACATGTTGGCGGAG TTATTTGAACTCAGTGGCATTCTGACAgtgtttttttctggaattttaatGTCACACTATGCATGGCATAATGTAACCGAAAGCTCAAGAATCACAACCAA GAATACTTTTGCAGCACTGTCTTTTATTGCAGAAACATTCATATTTCTGTATGTGGGAATGGATGCGTTGGATTACGAGAAGTGGAAAATGAGCATATTAAG TTTTTGGACTTCAATGGAAATATACAGCACTGTAATGTTTTTAATTATGCTTGGGCGTGTTGCTTTTGTGTTTCCCCTTTCTCTTATTGCTAATTTCTTACATAAACGTCGCGAGACTTCATCAAAGATCACAGGAAAGCACCAG GTAGTAATATGGTGGGCTGGTCTGATGAGAGGCGCTGTCTCTGTCGCTTTAGCATTCAAACAG TTTACTCTTTCTGGTGTGACGCTTGATCCAATCAATGCCACAATGATCACCACTACTATTGTAATTGTGCTGTTTAGTACAATT GTATTTGGTTTCTTGACTAGACCACTTATTAGATATCTTCTTCCTCCTAACACAAGTAACAACAACGGTCCATCAAGAACAACGTCGCTCAAAGAAGATATGACACTTCCGTTACTTTCTTTTGAAGAATCGGCTTCTGAAAATCTCTCAAGAGCAAAAGAGAATATATCAATGCTAATGGAAAGGCCTGTTTACACAATCCATTCTTACTGGAGGAGGTTTGATGATACTTATATGCGACCTATTTTTGGCGGGCCGCGTAGCACTAACCTTTCGTAA